From Paenibacillus graminis, a single genomic window includes:
- a CDS encoding flagellar motor protein MotB, with the protein MRQRNRRKPRTGGRESRDRWMITYADLITLLLIFFVILYAMSSLDTQKFNIVTGSLSDTFKSGNPVLEGGNGVLEGQKGIESEGTGKGQNGGTGGGAQSGVNQEQQNGGGTPSGPPPEGTQPTAREQAFRDQEAKLAALMGVITQYVEDNNLGDQIFVADKPQGIAITLSDRYLFDVGRAELKAPAFPALRQLSGLFRGIGATISIEGHTDDTPVTAGSRYNDNWELSGARALSVLRFFLDKEGLSPSKFQYAGYADTRPAVSNSTPEGRQKNRRVEITVLRQLQEEE; encoded by the coding sequence ATGAGACAGAGAAACCGGAGAAAACCCCGCACAGGAGGCCGGGAAAGCCGGGACCGCTGGATGATCACCTATGCGGATCTTATTACGCTGCTGCTGATTTTTTTCGTGATTTTGTATGCCATGAGCAGTCTGGACACACAGAAATTTAATATTGTGACCGGTTCTTTATCGGACACCTTTAAAAGTGGAAATCCGGTGCTGGAGGGGGGCAACGGCGTGCTGGAGGGTCAAAAAGGAATCGAGTCCGAGGGAACAGGCAAGGGGCAGAATGGCGGAACCGGAGGCGGTGCTCAATCCGGTGTGAATCAGGAGCAGCAGAATGGAGGCGGAACCCCGTCCGGTCCTCCTCCAGAAGGCACACAGCCAACGGCACGTGAACAGGCCTTCCGCGATCAGGAAGCAAAACTGGCTGCGCTGATGGGCGTCATTACCCAATATGTCGAAGACAATAATCTGGGCGACCAGATCTTTGTGGCGGACAAGCCGCAGGGTATCGCAATTACGCTGAGCGACCGCTATCTGTTTGATGTCGGCAGAGCCGAGCTCAAGGCGCCTGCCTTTCCCGCGCTGCGGCAGCTGTCCGGCCTGTTCCGCGGGATTGGAGCGACAATCAGCATCGAAGGCCATACGGACGATACCCCCGTAACGGCAGGCTCACGTTATAATGACAACTGGGAGTTATCCGGTGCCCGCGCCCTTTCAGTGCTGCGCTTCTTTTTAGATAAAGAGGGGCTCAGCCCCAGTAAGTTTCAGTATGCCGGATATGCCGATACCCGTCCTGCCGTCAGTAATTCCACCCCGGAAGGCCGGCAGAAAAACCGCCGCGTTGAGATTACAGTCCTGCGGCAGCTCCAGGAAGAAGAGTAG
- a CDS encoding flagellar motor protein — protein MDITSIIGLLAGLAALIGGFFWEGGSLSGLLQLNAALIVFGGTLAAVMISFPASRLRSVPAALKLAFGRHADTTEEQAEELISLAAVTRRSGVLALEKRAEEHPDPFTSEGLMLIVDGTDPGQVRQILELEMDAKELKYEGYAKIFEAAGGYAPTMGIIGTVMGLIRVLSNLTDPSNLGASIAVAFTATLYGVASANLIFLPIASKIKSRCQSELGSMEMLMVGILALQNGDHPQLVRKKLRSFLNRSAGEHSTNHTRGLS, from the coding sequence ATGGATATTACTTCAATTATCGGCCTGCTGGCCGGTCTTGCTGCGCTTATCGGCGGCTTTTTTTGGGAAGGCGGAAGCCTGTCCGGGCTGCTCCAGCTGAACGCAGCGCTTATTGTATTCGGAGGTACGCTTGCCGCCGTAATGATCAGCTTCCCGGCGTCCAGGCTGCGTTCCGTGCCAGCGGCGCTGAAGCTGGCTTTTGGAAGACATGCTGACACTACGGAGGAACAGGCAGAGGAGCTGATCTCCTTGGCAGCCGTGACCAGACGCAGCGGTGTACTTGCCCTGGAGAAACGGGCCGAAGAGCATCCCGACCCCTTTACCAGCGAGGGCCTTATGCTTATTGTTGACGGTACAGATCCCGGGCAGGTCCGGCAGATTCTGGAGCTGGAGATGGACGCCAAGGAGCTGAAGTACGAAGGTTATGCCAAAATATTTGAAGCTGCAGGCGGTTATGCGCCCACCATGGGCATCATCGGCACAGTCATGGGGCTGATCCGCGTGCTCAGCAATCTTACCGACCCCTCCAATTTGGGAGCATCGATTGCAGTCGCTTTTACGGCAACGCTTTATGGTGTAGCCAGTGCTAATCTAATATTTTTACCCATTGCCTCCAAAATCAAATCCCGCTGCCAAAGTGAACTGGGTTCGATGGAAATGCTCATGGTAGGCATTCTTGCCCTGCAGAACGGGGATCATCCCCAGCTTGTGCGCAAAAAGCTCCGTTCCTTCCTGAACCGGTCCGCTGGAGAACACAGCACCAACCATACAAGAGGCCTGTCATGA
- the gcvPB gene encoding aminomethyl-transferring glycine dehydrogenase subunit GcvPB → MKPEQSLIFELSRPGRSAYSLPQCDVPQEESIDTLIPAGLLRSEPVVLPEVSEVDVIRHYTALSRRNFGVDNGFYPLGSCTMKYNPKINEDVARFPGLAKIHPYQPEESIQGALELMHTLQKDLAALTGMDAVSLQPAAGAHGEWTGLMMIRAYHESRGETRSKVIVPDSSHGTNPASASAAGLETVTIPSNDKGMVDLAALKAAVGSDTAALMLTNPSTLGLFETQIVEIARIVHEAGGLLYYDGANSNAIMGITRPGDMGFDVVHLNLHKTMSTPHGGGGPGAGPVGVKAKLIPFLPQPTVVQNEDSSYSLNYGGPESIGRVKAFYGNFGILVRAYAYIRTYGPDGLREVSENAVLNANYMMHRLAPYFEIPYPGICKHEFVMSGRNLKQYGVRTLDVAKRLLDFGYHPPTVYFPLTVEECMMIEPTETESKETLDGFIETMIQIVKEARETPEIVINAPHTTEISRLDETQAARKPVLNCSCG, encoded by the coding sequence ATGAAACCGGAACAAAGTCTGATCTTCGAGCTAAGCCGTCCCGGCCGCTCGGCCTATTCCCTGCCGCAGTGCGATGTTCCGCAGGAAGAAAGCATCGATACGCTGATTCCGGCAGGATTGCTGCGCAGCGAGCCGGTAGTCTTGCCTGAGGTATCGGAAGTGGATGTAATCCGCCACTATACCGCGCTTTCCCGCCGCAACTTCGGCGTCGACAACGGCTTTTATCCGCTCGGCTCCTGCACGATGAAATACAATCCGAAGATTAATGAAGATGTTGCCCGCTTCCCCGGCCTGGCCAAGATTCACCCGTACCAGCCGGAAGAGAGCATCCAGGGTGCACTCGAACTGATGCATACTCTGCAAAAGGATTTGGCTGCCCTGACCGGCATGGATGCCGTGTCCCTGCAGCCAGCCGCCGGGGCCCATGGTGAATGGACCGGGCTAATGATGATCCGGGCCTACCATGAGAGCCGCGGTGAAACCCGCTCCAAGGTCATCGTGCCCGATTCCTCGCACGGCACGAACCCTGCCAGCGCCTCTGCGGCCGGACTGGAGACGGTAACGATCCCTTCCAACGATAAAGGGATGGTTGATCTGGCGGCTCTGAAAGCAGCTGTCGGCAGCGACACGGCTGCCCTGATGCTGACCAACCCGAGCACCCTCGGATTGTTCGAGACGCAAATCGTGGAGATCGCCCGGATTGTACACGAAGCCGGAGGCCTGCTCTATTACGATGGAGCGAACTCCAATGCAATCATGGGCATTACCCGCCCCGGCGACATGGGCTTTGACGTCGTGCATTTGAATCTGCATAAAACCATGAGCACCCCGCACGGCGGCGGCGGTCCGGGTGCCGGACCGGTAGGTGTAAAAGCGAAGCTTATTCCGTTCCTGCCACAGCCGACGGTGGTCCAAAACGAAGACAGCAGCTACTCGCTGAACTACGGCGGCCCGGAATCCATCGGCCGCGTCAAAGCCTTTTACGGCAATTTCGGCATCCTGGTCCGTGCCTACGCTTATATCCGCACCTATGGGCCGGATGGACTGCGCGAGGTGTCCGAGAACGCTGTGCTGAACGCCAATTATATGATGCACCGGCTCGCACCGTATTTTGAAATCCCGTATCCGGGGATCTGCAAGCATGAATTTGTCATGTCCGGCAGAAACCTTAAGCAGTACGGTGTGCGCACACTGGATGTCGCCAAAAGGCTGCTGGACTTCGGCTACCACCCGCCAACCGTGTACTTCCCGCTAACGGTAGAAGAGTGCATGATGATCGAGCCTACCGAAACCGAAAGCAAAGAAACGCTTGACGGCTTCATTGAAACGATGATTCAGATCGTGAAGGAAGCCCGGGAAACACCGGAAATCGTCATTAATGCCCCGCATACGACGGAGATCAGCCGTCTCGACGAGACCCAGGCAGCACGCAAGCCGGTGCTGAACTGCTCCTGCGGCTAA
- the gcvH gene encoding glycine cleavage system protein GcvH, whose amino-acid sequence MSEVLDNLLYSEEHEWAQQGEGRVVRIGITDHAQHLLGDIVFVEFPEVGAAISAGDSVGSIESVKTVSELYSPVSGTVTKINDTLEASPELINDQPYSGGWIFELEISGEFAEAASGLLDAAAYRELIGE is encoded by the coding sequence ATGAGTGAAGTGCTAGACAACCTGCTGTACAGCGAAGAGCACGAATGGGCACAGCAGGGTGAAGGGCGCGTAGTGCGTATCGGGATTACGGATCATGCCCAGCATTTGCTTGGCGATATCGTATTTGTGGAATTTCCTGAGGTTGGTGCAGCCATCTCCGCAGGAGACAGCGTGGGCAGCATCGAATCCGTCAAGACGGTGTCGGAGCTCTATTCCCCGGTATCGGGAACTGTGACCAAAATCAATGACACACTGGAAGCCAGCCCGGAACTGATTAACGATCAGCCATATAGCGGCGGATGGATTTTTGAACTGGAAATCAGTGGAGAGTTTGCGGAAGCGGCATCCGGCCTGCTAGATGCGGCAGCTTACCGCGAATTAATTGGAGAATAA
- a CDS encoding efflux RND transporter permease subunit produces the protein MTWLTKWSFSNKGAVGLLVVMALVVGVLSYTSLPMEFMPEADNPQVTVTVLGPGQDAHSMEANVTKPIEAATSAVKGKTEQMSTSGDGYAKVDIYFDGKTNMKDAAQEVEKAVGALHFPEGVMDPFIVQLNTSMIPISQLTIAFDEGITKDNLKLAEETIIPELQKIDGVANVALYGKTTPQVNVKLNPQAMAAKGVATAQVLGLLQGRSVSASIGEQTIGGQTGNVNVVSSIDSLDTLKKLPVAPGVTLQNIAAVEAATDQESVSRSNGKDVLFAVITKEASANAVDVGDKVREVAKDLTRSVKNAEVAVIFSTSDMVVTSVNSMMREVLLGALFATIVILIFLRNVRATLITAVSIPLSLAVTLYLLDVSGITLNIVTLGGVAVAVGRLVDDSIVVIENIHRRMQKESFSVHMIISATREVARAITTSTIATVAVFLPMGLLNGSLQAFLLPFALTVTYSLLTSLVVALTVVPLLSSWLLRSSSLKEHGPSRRFGHFLEWNLRHKWVTLTLGLVLLVGSVAAYVTMPKGALDASDASNVTVQLVYPNNVPVKEVLEKGKQLEAELMKQPQAETVIMMTGNSADSAQWGSVTSLTQVDYTVMMKKDADAQVFLDQVRGMQKSYAGATLTANESSMMGGGSTSEYVDIVGDDLKSINSVAQAVAAKVKTVDGVQKVTSNMEDTKPVFAFRVNPAAANAQEISMQLAAMLNPVPLGQIELDGSPARVVLEPVLQPKEQKDLEKIMIMTAGGPQPLSTLATLEVTDQPAMLYHKDGKPYVRITAEADPKKVSAIGADIKKQTDSITLPAGVTLFAGGASAQQAGDFNDLGMTALISIGLVYLIMVLTFKTLRAPLAIMFSLPLAAIGAVVALIISGVTPDFTALFGALMLIGIVVTNAIVLIDRIKQNEEHMSVRGSIIEAAGTRLRPILMTAIATICAMLPLLFGHSEQGSIVSQSLAIVVIGGLTAATLLTLVVVPAIYELLYFRKSAKERTQEKTSAAA, from the coding sequence ATGACATGGTTAACAAAGTGGTCATTCAGCAACAAGGGGGCAGTAGGACTTCTGGTTGTCATGGCGCTTGTCGTGGGCGTCCTTAGCTATACCTCCCTGCCAATGGAGTTTATGCCGGAGGCCGATAATCCTCAGGTTACCGTTACGGTGCTCGGCCCGGGCCAGGATGCGCACTCCATGGAGGCGAATGTGACGAAGCCGATTGAGGCGGCTACTTCAGCTGTGAAAGGCAAAACCGAGCAAATGTCCACTTCCGGAGATGGCTATGCGAAGGTGGATATTTATTTTGACGGCAAAACCAATATGAAGGATGCGGCACAGGAGGTGGAGAAGGCGGTCGGCGCGCTGCATTTCCCCGAAGGGGTCATGGACCCGTTCATCGTGCAGTTGAACACCTCGATGATTCCGATCTCACAGCTCACGATAGCCTTCGATGAAGGGATCACCAAGGACAATCTGAAGCTTGCCGAGGAGACCATCATTCCCGAGCTGCAAAAAATCGACGGAGTCGCAAATGTAGCCCTGTACGGGAAGACAACTCCGCAAGTCAACGTGAAGCTTAATCCACAGGCGATGGCTGCAAAGGGCGTAGCAACAGCCCAGGTGCTGGGACTGCTGCAGGGTCGAAGCGTATCTGCCTCGATCGGAGAGCAGACCATTGGCGGACAGACGGGGAATGTGAATGTGGTTTCCTCGATTGACAGCTTGGATACGCTGAAAAAGCTGCCGGTCGCACCCGGTGTTACTTTGCAGAATATAGCTGCTGTTGAAGCGGCGACTGATCAGGAGAGCGTCAGCCGTTCGAACGGCAAGGATGTGTTGTTCGCTGTCATTACGAAGGAAGCGAGTGCCAATGCAGTCGATGTAGGCGACAAGGTGCGTGAAGTTGCGAAAGATCTGACCCGGTCGGTCAAAAATGCGGAGGTCGCCGTCATCTTCAGTACTTCGGATATGGTCGTCACCTCCGTCAACAGCATGATGCGTGAAGTGCTGCTCGGGGCTTTGTTTGCAACCATCGTCATTCTTATCTTCCTGCGCAATGTGCGCGCCACCTTGATTACTGCGGTATCGATTCCGCTGTCGCTGGCAGTTACACTTTATTTGTTGGACGTGTCCGGCATTACCTTGAATATTGTAACGCTTGGCGGTGTGGCCGTCGCAGTCGGGCGGCTGGTCGATGACAGCATTGTCGTCATTGAGAACATTCACCGCAGAATGCAGAAGGAGTCCTTCTCCGTTCACATGATTATCAGTGCTACCCGCGAGGTCGCAAGGGCAATCACTACATCGACTATAGCTACGGTTGCTGTATTCCTGCCGATGGGTCTGCTGAATGGAAGCCTGCAGGCGTTCCTGCTTCCGTTTGCGCTGACAGTAACTTACTCGCTGTTGACTTCACTGGTAGTGGCGCTGACCGTGGTTCCGCTGTTAAGCTCCTGGCTGCTGCGCAGCTCTTCCCTGAAGGAGCATGGGCCGTCCAGACGGTTTGGCCATTTTCTGGAATGGAACCTGCGCCATAAGTGGGTTACGCTGACGCTGGGTCTGGTGCTGCTGGTAGGCTCCGTTGCCGCCTATGTTACCATGCCCAAGGGGGCGCTGGATGCTTCAGATGCCAGCAATGTTACCGTGCAACTGGTTTACCCCAATAACGTTCCGGTAAAAGAAGTGCTGGAGAAGGGCAAACAGCTGGAAGCCGAACTAATGAAACAGCCGCAGGCCGAAACCGTGATTATGATGACCGGCAACAGCGCCGACTCGGCACAATGGGGGAGTGTGACATCGCTGACCCAGGTGGATTACACCGTGATGATGAAAAAGGATGCCGATGCGCAGGTATTCCTGGACCAGGTTCGCGGAATGCAGAAATCCTATGCGGGTGCAACACTGACTGCAAATGAGTCCAGCATGATGGGTGGCGGCTCGACCAGTGAATATGTAGATATCGTTGGAGATGACCTGAAGTCTATTAATTCAGTGGCCCAAGCCGTAGCTGCCAAAGTGAAAACAGTAGACGGAGTACAAAAGGTCACCAGCAACATGGAGGATACCAAGCCGGTGTTCGCATTCAGGGTGAATCCGGCTGCAGCTAATGCGCAGGAAATTTCCATGCAGCTGGCGGCGATGCTGAATCCGGTTCCGTTGGGGCAAATAGAACTGGACGGCTCGCCTGCCAGAGTGGTATTGGAGCCTGTGCTGCAGCCGAAGGAGCAGAAGGATCTGGAGAAGATCATGATTATGACTGCCGGGGGTCCTCAGCCGCTCTCAACATTGGCTACCCTTGAGGTCACCGACCAGCCAGCCATGCTCTACCATAAAGACGGCAAGCCTTATGTGCGCATTACCGCCGAAGCCGATCCGAAGAAAGTGTCGGCCATTGGCGCAGATATCAAAAAACAAACGGACAGCATTACCCTGCCCGCAGGGGTAACATTATTTGCAGGCGGAGCCTCGGCACAGCAAGCCGGAGACTTCAATGACCTCGGCATGACAGCGCTCATCTCGATCGGTCTCGTCTATCTGATCATGGTTCTGACCTTCAAAACACTGCGCGCACCGCTGGCCATTATGTTCTCCTTGCCGCTTGCGGCCATTGGAGCCGTGGTAGCATTGATTATCTCCGGTGTAACTCCCGACTTCACGGCCTTGTTCGGAGCCTTGATGCTGATCGGTATCGTCGTTACCAATGCGATTGTGCTGATCGACCGCATCAAACAGAATGAAGAGCATATGAGCGTACGCGGGTCGATTATCGAGGCCGCCGGAACCCGGCTCCGTCCGATACTGATGACGGCCATCGCGACCATCTGCGCCATGCTGCCGCTGTTGTTCGGGCATTCCGAGCAGGGCAGCATTGTCTCCCAGAGCCTCGCAATTGTAGTTATCGGCGGTTTGACCGCAGCTACACTGCTGACGCTGGTGGTTGTACCGGCCATCTATGAGCTGCTGTACTTCCGTAAATCCGCTAAGGAACGGACACAAGAGAAGACTTCGGCTGCGGCATAA
- a CDS encoding helix-turn-helix transcriptional regulator, translating into MTTFNSGMKMWCSVEDLPAAQAAYFRQTNASDLHSPLQSLQVPSVKESKAIYSAAMVASMRAEMVDISRFIPIPYVVFLTDEEGKILDLICSSGSLQENMDCAGLREGVNLSKRYSGLNAVSLAMEMNRIGVVRGKEHTDAVFQSWNCVCAPLILDGGTQGYVDISFDAGQHIEFAIPFVQQLAENVAYKRMANNAGLQQFRRGKVLDKYKLTGREKEVASLWLSDKSALHISNTLGISEGSVRNVVKSIYIKMNVSDRSQFAKKLL; encoded by the coding sequence TTGACAACCTTCAATTCCGGGATGAAAATGTGGTGTTCGGTGGAGGACCTTCCAGCAGCTCAAGCGGCATACTTTCGTCAAACGAATGCTTCAGATCTACATAGTCCGCTCCAGTCCTTACAGGTTCCCTCTGTAAAAGAAAGCAAAGCGATCTATAGTGCGGCCATGGTGGCATCCATGAGAGCCGAGATGGTGGACATCAGCCGGTTCATTCCGATTCCTTATGTGGTGTTTCTGACTGATGAAGAAGGGAAGATTCTCGACCTGATCTGCTCTTCGGGGAGTCTTCAGGAGAATATGGACTGTGCCGGGCTGAGAGAAGGCGTTAATCTCTCCAAGCGGTATTCGGGCTTGAATGCAGTTTCGCTGGCTATGGAGATGAACCGCATAGGAGTGGTGCGGGGAAAGGAGCATACGGACGCTGTGTTCCAGAGCTGGAATTGTGTCTGTGCACCGCTCATTCTGGACGGCGGCACGCAGGGGTATGTGGATATTTCTTTTGATGCGGGCCAGCATATTGAATTTGCGATTCCTTTCGTACAGCAGTTAGCGGAGAATGTAGCATATAAACGAATGGCTAACAATGCGGGTCTGCAGCAATTCAGACGGGGAAAGGTGCTGGACAAATACAAGCTGACCGGGAGAGAGAAGGAGGTCGCTTCACTGTGGCTCTCCGACAAAAGCGCGCTGCATATCTCCAACACGCTGGGCATCAGCGAGGGCTCCGTACGCAATGTCGTGAAGAGCATTTATATTAAAATGAATGTAAGTGACCGTTCCCAATTTGCCAAGAAGCTATTGTAA
- the gcvT gene encoding glycine cleavage system aminomethyltransferase GcvT produces MEALKRTPFYDLYSAYAESRCIDFGGWELPVQFTGIVKEHEAVRQQAGLFDVSHMGEFMVSGSGSEAFLQQMTTNDVSRLQDGGAQYTLMLYPTGGVVDDLLVYHLGEERYMLVVNASNIDKDFEWLQEHLTDEFSGVTLKNVSDETLLLALQGPLAETILAEVTSAPLAELAPFHFIERAVVCGVEVLLSRTGYTGEDGFELYAPVDTAAALWNGLLAAGAPYGLTPAGLGARDTLRFEAKLPLYGQELSADITPLEAGVQFFVKLDKAGFIGRDALLKQKESGLPRRLVGLEMIDRGIPRSHYPVYAGGVKIGEVTTGTQSPTLKRNLGLALLDAAYTEIGTEVYVEIRGKQLKAAVVKAPFYKKSQGVKPQ; encoded by the coding sequence ATGGAAGCTTTGAAAAGAACGCCTTTTTATGATCTCTACTCCGCCTATGCGGAGTCCAGATGTATTGATTTCGGCGGCTGGGAGCTGCCGGTGCAGTTCACGGGAATCGTAAAGGAGCATGAGGCCGTCCGCCAGCAGGCCGGACTGTTCGATGTATCGCATATGGGTGAATTCATGGTCAGCGGCAGCGGTTCGGAAGCCTTCCTGCAGCAGATGACCACGAACGATGTCAGCCGTCTTCAGGATGGCGGTGCTCAATACACGCTGATGCTCTACCCGACCGGCGGAGTTGTTGATGATCTCCTGGTCTACCACCTCGGGGAAGAGCGTTACATGCTGGTCGTCAACGCCTCCAATATCGACAAGGATTTTGAGTGGCTGCAGGAGCATCTTACAGATGAATTCAGCGGAGTGACGCTGAAAAATGTCTCGGATGAGACACTGCTGCTCGCACTGCAGGGACCACTTGCCGAGACGATCCTGGCCGAAGTGACCTCAGCCCCTCTCGCTGAGCTTGCCCCCTTCCACTTCATCGAACGCGCTGTAGTCTGCGGTGTAGAGGTCCTGCTCTCCCGTACCGGATATACCGGGGAAGACGGATTCGAGCTGTACGCCCCGGTGGACACAGCGGCTGCGCTGTGGAACGGCCTGCTTGCCGCAGGTGCCCCGTACGGCTTGACCCCCGCCGGGCTTGGCGCACGCGATACGCTGCGTTTCGAAGCAAAGCTGCCGCTGTACGGCCAGGAGCTGTCGGCGGATATTACGCCGCTGGAAGCCGGAGTCCAGTTCTTCGTGAAGTTGGACAAAGCCGGTTTCATCGGCAGAGACGCGCTGCTGAAGCAAAAGGAATCCGGACTGCCCCGCCGCCTCGTGGGCCTCGAAATGATTGACCGCGGCATTCCGCGCTCTCATTATCCGGTCTATGCGGGTGGAGTCAAGATCGGGGAGGTCACCACAGGCACACAGTCCCCGACACTGAAACGCAATTTGGGCCTTGCCCTATTGGATGCTGCCTATACAGAAATTGGAACAGAGGTTTATGTGGAGATCCGCGGCAAGCAGCTTAAGGCGGCCGTGGTCAAAGCGCCATTTTATAAAAAGAGCCAAGGAGTGAAGCCGCAATGA
- the gcvPA gene encoding aminomethyl-transferring glycine dehydrogenase subunit GcvPA, with protein sequence MKHRYLPMTEQDRKEMMEAVGIQSVEKLFADIPQSVRYQGTMPMSEALDEYALLRHMKELSDRNASFDTHASFLGAGLYDHHIPVVINHVISRSEFYTAYTPYQPEISQGELQAIFEFQSYICELTGMKVANASMYDGATAFAEAAVLAAGATKRKKLVVSRTVHPEARQVLRTSAGAWGLDVIEIDYKDGVTDQAKLAAAIDGDTAAVLVQSPNFFGAVEDLGAIEPLIHAFKGLLVVSANPLALGILETPGKLGADIVVGDAQPLGIPASLGGPTCGFFAVAEPLMRRMPGRIVGQTVDRNGKRGFVLTLQAREQHIRREKATSNICSNQALLALCASVYLSVMGKEGMREVGELNIRKSHYAAGKLGELAGAALAFTAPFFNEFVLKLPEGASVSEINAKLLKQGYLGGYDLGRDYPELAGHMLVAVTEKRSKTEIDQFRGALEGCI encoded by the coding sequence ATGAAGCACCGTTATCTGCCGATGACCGAACAAGACCGCAAGGAGATGATGGAAGCTGTCGGGATTCAGTCCGTGGAGAAGCTGTTCGCCGATATCCCGCAGTCCGTCCGCTATCAGGGAACGATGCCGATGTCAGAGGCACTGGATGAATACGCATTGCTGCGCCATATGAAAGAGCTGTCCGACCGCAATGCCAGCTTCGACACCCACGCCAGCTTCCTCGGCGCAGGGCTGTATGACCACCATATCCCCGTGGTCATTAATCATGTCATTTCCCGCTCGGAATTCTATACGGCATACACGCCTTACCAGCCGGAGATCAGCCAGGGAGAGCTGCAGGCAATCTTCGAATTTCAGTCCTATATCTGTGAGCTGACCGGCATGAAGGTCGCCAATGCCAGTATGTACGATGGCGCGACCGCCTTCGCGGAAGCCGCGGTGCTTGCAGCCGGAGCGACGAAACGCAAAAAACTGGTCGTTTCCCGGACGGTACATCCGGAAGCACGCCAGGTGCTGCGCACCTCTGCGGGTGCATGGGGCCTGGATGTTATAGAAATAGACTACAAAGACGGCGTAACAGATCAGGCGAAGCTCGCCGCCGCGATTGACGGCGACACGGCTGCCGTGCTGGTGCAGTCGCCGAACTTCTTCGGCGCTGTAGAAGACCTGGGCGCCATTGAGCCGCTGATCCATGCCTTCAAAGGCCTGCTCGTGGTCAGCGCCAACCCGCTGGCTCTCGGCATCCTCGAAACGCCGGGCAAGCTTGGCGCTGACATCGTAGTCGGCGATGCCCAACCGCTCGGCATTCCGGCTTCACTCGGCGGACCAACCTGCGGCTTCTTTGCCGTAGCCGAGCCGCTCATGCGCCGTATGCCGGGCCGGATTGTCGGCCAGACTGTTGACCGCAACGGCAAGCGCGGCTTCGTGCTTACGCTTCAGGCCCGCGAGCAGCATATCCGCCGTGAGAAAGCCACTTCGAACATCTGCTCCAACCAGGCGCTGCTGGCACTGTGCGCTTCCGTATATCTGTCCGTCATGGGCAAAGAGGGCATGCGTGAGGTTGGAGAGCTGAATATCCGCAAGAGCCATTACGCAGCCGGCAAGCTCGGGGAACTGGCCGGTGCCGCCCTGGCGTTCACCGCACCGTTCTTCAATGAATTTGTCCTGAAGCTGCCGGAAGGCGCAAGCGTCAGCGAGATCAATGCCAAGCTGCTGAAGCAGGGCTACCTCGGCGGCTATGATCTGGGCCGGGATTATCCCGAGCTGGCCGGACATATGCTGGTTGCCGTGACCGAGAAACGAAGCAAAACGGAAATTGACCAATTTAGAGGCGCACTGGAGGGATGTATATGA